A stretch of the Candidatus Krumholzibacteriia bacterium genome encodes the following:
- a CDS encoding BrnA antitoxin family protein yields MSTASRNRKRPSRGKADLGRLRRMSDSEILRTSPPELVDLPDDFWSEATVVAPVAKRAISLRVDEDVLAWFKAAGPRYQSRMNAVLRSYVTHVRGIRRRKGAA; encoded by the coding sequence ATGAGCACCGCGTCACGTAATCGCAAGCGGCCAAGTCGCGGCAAGGCTGATCTCGGACGACTGCGGCGCATGAGTGACTCGGAGATCTTGCGCACGTCGCCACCGGAATTGGTAGATTTGCCGGACGATTTCTGGTCCGAAGCTACGGTCGTAGCACCCGTCGCGAAGCGGGCGATCTCGCTTCGCGTCGACGAGGACGTGCTGGCATGGTTCAAGGCCGCCGGACCTCGCTACCAGTCGCGAATGAATGCCGTACTGCGAAGCTACGTCACTCACGTTCGTGGCATTCGTCGGCGTAAAGGGGCAGCCTAA
- a CDS encoding BrnT family toxin encodes MRFTWDAAKNTLNLRKRGFDFAFATLIFDGPALVREDRRWDYGERRFIAIGVADGLHLTVVFTDRVRADGELVRRIISARRSSRQERQVYEHRVT; translated from the coding sequence GTGCGGTTCACGTGGGACGCAGCCAAGAACACGCTCAACCTTCGCAAACGTGGTTTCGATTTCGCGTTTGCGACACTCATCTTCGACGGGCCGGCACTGGTTCGCGAGGATCGACGGTGGGATTATGGCGAGCGCCGGTTCATTGCCATAGGCGTTGCTGACGGGCTGCATCTCACGGTTGTTTTTACCGACCGAGTCCGGGCCGACGGCGAGCTTGTGCGTCGGATCATTTCGGCTCGGCGCAGCAGCCGACAGGAGAGGCAGGTATATGAGCACCGCGTCACGTAA